TGCAGCCACGGCAACCGCCACTACTGAAGGCTGCTCGCAGGGAGATGGTGTCGGTGTGTCGTGCCGAAGCTTACCACTGCCATGCTACTCCGCGGTAGTGACACTAAGATTTGCCATGAGTAACACTGATTTCTCTCCTCCACCAACTTCTCTCGCCACCTGATGCTTGAACTTCGCAACTACTAATTCATAGACCAGTCACAGAACAAAATAATTGATTCTTAAATAGCCAATATCTGTGCAGCTTTCTATTCCACATATAAGGAATCTGGCTACTTCGATGTTTTTATAATGTGGGAGGTTCATAGCTAAATTAGAAGTTAAGGGTCTATTTGCCAAAGACAGAAAAATAAAGGTGGCTCTGTCCACTCCCTCCCTACACTATGACGTGTGCATGTTTAAGTTATCACAACAGGAATGTATTAGAAAAATTGTTCAAATGTACGACTTTCAAGCCAAAATAGTAAAGGATAATAAGAGAACAAAATGAATTCTTACTTTCTTTGCTTGTAAAATGACATATGTAGTTTGGAATCCAGAATTGGGAAGTGAGATGTGAAAACATTGGAAAAGACTGATAATGACATAATTGTTTGTTTATTATTGACTCTCAATAGCAAATGTTCTGTTGAATTCCATTAAAGGAAAAATTTGGGACTTGTGAAATTTTCATGTTGGATCAACTAGTGCTTACTTCCACGCCAAAAGCTATAGCTAATGGCAATGGTGCAATATTATTTCCTTAAGGATTCTCAGAGCCACATCTAACTTAATAGGCTATACCTATTATAAGGCTGTGGAAATAAGCCTACTAAATCCCAGCGGTGGATAAAGCCAACAAACCCCCAAATATCACCCCatccttttatgtttttataataGCCCTTCACTCtcgaatatttaaaattttgaaaatgagtAAATTgcacttattttttttctagcTTTCTATCTGGAAGTCGAAATGGAAGGATCAACTATGGATATTCCAGTTTCAAGGGTAAAAGATCTTCAATGGAGGATTTCTTTGAGACCAAAATATCAGAGGTTGATGGTCAAATGGTTGCCTTTTTTGGTGTTTTTGATGGTATGTcttagatttttgttttgtacCCTTAAAGTTAATGCTTTAAATTTTCCTTCCTCTTTGTTTGTGTTAGGAACCCATGAATTGGATTCCAAGAATTTAGAggaagaacataaatatttagaaaaaagataagaaataatAGGAGAGAATCTATCTAAAGAAAAAGATACACAAGACCGGATACACTCCTACAATGGTTTACACCACTCAATTTCTAAATTTGATAGAAGATCCTTTACAAGGGAATGAAAGTCTATATTTGTAGACTTCCCATACACAAGGATAGAGAAAGGGATTAATAGCAACTACCCTAAAACAGAAACAACaactaacaaacaaaaaataactaaCCTAACTAACTAATCCAACAACCTTTAACTGCTTCAACTACTCTAATTTCCTTTTGTTCTATATCCTAACAATACACCCTAAAGCAGAAACAACAACTAACAACCAGAAAATAACTAACTTAACTAACTAATCCGACTACCTTTAACTACTTCAACTACTCTAATTTTCCTTTATTCTATATCCTAGGAgtttccatattttttttatggtttattCTATTAGCGTGATTATTTTCGTCATAGGATCAATCTGCCAGGATAAACTCCCAATATAGTAAGATTGTTCCTAAGCTGAACAAGTAAAGGTGTATTCAACATTCACTGTTGATATACTTTAAAGTGCATCAATATCTCAACACACTATAATTTTAGGTTTGATATACCCTTGCTAACTTAATAGATGAACTCACTTTAGAAGTGCTTTTTCCATGAGCTATAGGTTTATGGTGGGCACTGCCGCAATGGATaggttttgaattttttgagaAAGGGGGTTCAGTTACTACTTAATAGTTTAGAATTTTAGAAATGATAGATAGAGCATCAGCAATCGGCTTGGTAGATGTTATTCTTTTATTCACCATTTGGAATTATTAGACCGCAGTAGGCTTATGAGTTGTAAGACGATTTTGATTAAGGTTTAATGGAGAAAAAGAGTTCTGTGTAATGGGGGAAGACAAGGCTCACGATTCCTAACTAGACAAGGATTCCTATAAAATTGGGAAGGGGGAAATCAAAGTACTCAATAAGTATATGGAAATCATTTTATCAACTATTGTTAGAACATGAAAGAAGTTCACAATGCCCTGTACTGCAAAGAGGGTGTGTGTCGATCTATCATGATACCAACCCTTTTTAAATTCCATAATAAAATTGAGAAGAATGTAAGTTCTCTCATATTGACATGTCCTTTTCATGCATctcttttgatgtatttattttCATCTATTTAGGCCATGGAGGTTCGCGGACTGCAGAATACCTGAAAAATAATCTATTCAAGAATTTGAGTAACCATCCTGGCTTTATCAAAGACACAAAGACGGCTATTTGTATGTACTTCAATTGTGTTAAATTGTAGGACATAGTGAAAATTATCGCATCGCATTATAGTTGTTTGTCCTGCTACCTGGATGGTTTAAATAtgaacttttttatatttaattatttatcttatggCAGTTGAAGCATTTAAACAAACAGATGTCGATTACCTCAATGAGGAAAAGGGGCATCAAAGGGATGCTGGGTCCACTGCATCGACAGCGGTGTTGTTGGGCGACCGAATTCTTGTTGCAAATGTTGGTGATTCCCGAGTAGTTGCATCTAGAGCTGGTTTAGGTTGGTGCCATGCCATGTCAATTAAGTGTTGGAAGAATTAGATTTACAGTTGGCAGattgtgcatttttttaatacagTGTCAATGAAGGGATACTGCATATATCCTTTCCTTGTGGTACATTGTCAAGCATTGATTTTTAGTTACTTCAGTTTTGCTAAGTTATGTTACAAATTGCTTATATTAGTCCGATATACAAAACAGCTGAACAAGCAAAGCAGTTTTCTATCTTCATCCTTGTGTTTTTGTTCTTTTCACTGATATGAATGTATGTGTTATACAGCTGTTCCTTTATCTGTTGATCACAAACCTGATAGATCTGATGAGCGTCAAAGGATTGAACAGGCTGGGGGATTCATAATATGGGCAGGTAAATTTCATCCTATATGGCTGTTGCCATTTGTTTTATACTtcataataaattaatgataacAATAAAAAACTTACTCAATTGCTGGTTTATCCAGGAACATGGAGGGTTGGTGGTGTTCTTGCTGTTTCCCGTGCATTTGGAGACAAACTTCTTAAGCCATATGTTGTTGCTGACCCAGAAATTCAGGTTGGCTAAAATCTCAATCTTAAGCTTGATCACCCATTTTGTGTATCTGTTTTTATACATCTTATGTTTGCTAATTTATCCCCTCCATCCCCCCTTTGCCCTTTGGGTACTCTTTTGGATTAGGAGGAAGAAATTGAAGGCGTGGATTTTATAATAATTGCTAGTGATGGTCTTTGGAATGTTATATCAAACAAGGTAAGACTATTTACATCTTGGCCCAACAAATTTATAGGGAGTGAGACCTACAAGAATTTTACCCAATAATTAAGTATGTTGAAAAGAGTGTCTAGCTAATGTTTGTCTTAACTGTAAGAGCTagcctattttaaaaataaaaaataaaaaataaaaaataaaaactttaagaGCTAGCCGTTTCCATTATGTATTAATattgtcatattttatttttttccgcCATTCTCAGTGTACTATTGATATCTATGGATCTCTACTCTTGTACTCGGTGGTCTTCATGCTTGCTGTCTTTTTGTATTGTGTCCATTCATTTGTGCAAACATTGGTGAAATTTTGAATGCCTTGTTTTTCTTTCTGGTTTTCATAATCGATACAGTTTTATGTGACACTTAGCCAAAGTTGTGTATTACTCCCTCCGACTTcgaatataaacaaaaaaaactagaCTTCGATGGTCTAAAATATAGGCAACTTTCAACAATCTTTACtacattaaatattattttttccataatacccttcatttaatttaaacttcCCTACCTATTTTCAATGTTATTTACTACTCTTATTTATGGTTACCAGAAGAAGATAAACAGCTGCCACTCTCTTCTTCACCCAGAACATGGTTTTCTAACAGTTTAGTTCTGGGTGTCCGATTTGATTAGTATTCTTTTTAGCTCTATGAATTCCAATATTTTATGCCCCTGTAATATcgtgttagtaaattttttggcaaataattatttgatgaaaCCCCAGCATCTGATTCTGCAGTCTCTACCTTTTCAGGAAGCCGTGTCTTTAGTACAAACTATCACTGATGCAGAAGTGGCATCTAGAGAACTTATTAAAGAAGCTTATACCCGAGGAAGCTCAGACAACATCACTTGTGTTGTTGTTCGATTTGATCCATCCTGATCTGTAGATGCTTTAGGTATCTGTCATTTCTAACAACTTAAATAGAAATGACAAATGGTGTGAAGGTTTACCTTATTTTCAAATGAATTATTacttctattaatttattttagttatgaTATTTTGCAGTTTCCTTAGTTGTTTTAGTCTTCTAGATAATCCTAGCTGGAAAAATGAAATACCTGTAGATGCATTTGATTCTACCCTTGAAAGGCTCCATATCTCGGATCCAGCTAGTTAATGTGGCATTCTGAACCAGCTAAATTACAGGATTTTTTATTCATGatctttatttgttttgttgttgttgtttgtaATTTTACAGTCTTAGGTTTTGTATGGATCGATGGAATATGGTGGAACGGAACGGAATGGTAACTAACGAAGTTCCATTGTttggatatttaaaaaataatggagTGGAATGGAATGGAATGGTAACTAATGAAGTTCCAt
The genomic region above belongs to Cicer arietinum cultivar CDC Frontier isolate Library 1 chromosome 4, Cicar.CDCFrontier_v2.0, whole genome shotgun sequence and contains:
- the LOC101499369 gene encoding probable protein phosphatase 2C 11 isoform X2 produces the protein MISDTDCVKHATAAPAVAGEKTSASSDKDHRAPPAAPNIVMSSKDHDSLFSGGGISFLSGSRNGRINYGYSSFKGKRSSMEDFFETKISEVDGQMVAFFGVFDGHGGSRTAEYLKNNLFKNLSNHPGFIKDTKTAISVPLSVDHKPDRSDERQRIEQAGGFIIWAGTWRVGGVLAVSRAFGDKLLKPYVVADPEIQEEEIEGVDFIIIASDGLWNVISNKEAVSLVQTITDAEVASRELIKEAYTRGSSDNITCVVVRFDPS
- the LOC101499369 gene encoding probable protein phosphatase 2C 11 isoform X1, which encodes MISDTDCVKHATAAPAVAGEKTSASSDKDHRAPPAAPNIVMSSKDHDSLFSGGGISFLSGSRNGRINYGYSSFKGKRSSMEDFFETKISEVDGQMVAFFGVFDGHGGSRTAEYLKNNLFKNLSNHPGFIKDTKTAIFEAFKQTDVDYLNEEKGHQRDAGSTASTAVLLGDRILVANVGDSRVVASRAGLAVPLSVDHKPDRSDERQRIEQAGGFIIWAGTWRVGGVLAVSRAFGDKLLKPYVVADPEIQEEEIEGVDFIIIASDGLWNVISNKEAVSLVQTITDAEVASRELIKEAYTRGSSDNITCVVVRFDPS